DNA sequence from the Streptomyces cinnabarinus genome:
GAGCCGTGGCTGACCGGCTGCACGCGCGGGACGTCGTCGCGCTGGTCGCCGACGACTCGTCGTTCGCCGAACTCCCGCACACGGAACGGGACTCCGCGCCCGACGGACCGCTCGGCTGGCGGGGCTACGACGGCTCCCGGCTGCGCGCCTCGGAGCGCACCGGCGAGGAGGAGTCCGTGGTCTGCGGCACCGCCCTCGTCGGCGGGACCCGGGCGGTGCTCGTCGCGTTCGAGTTCGGCTACCTCGGCGGCTCGCTCGGCGAACGCACCGGCGACCGCCTTGAGGCGGCCTACGCCCACGCCCGCGCCTACCGGCTGCCGGTCGTGCCGCTGGTCGCCACCGGCGGCAGCCGGATGCAGGAGGGCATGCTGGCGCTGACCCAACTCCAGCGCGTGGCCCGGCAGTCGGTGCTGACCCGGGAGGCGGGTCTGGCGCAGATCGCGGTGGTGCGGGACCCGACGACCGGCGGCGGCTGGGCCACGCTGGGCGCGGGCGCCGATGTGGTGCTGGCGCTGCCCGGAGCGCAGGTCGGTTTCGCCGGGTCCCGGGTCCGGCCCGCGGACGCGGACCCGGCGGCCTACACGGCCGAGGCACAGGTGGCGGCGGGGGCGGCCGACGCGCTCGTCCCGCCTCAGGAGCTGCGGACGGCCCTGGGCCGCTGGCTGCGCCTGCTGACGGCGACCAGCGAGGCCCCGGCACCGGTACCGGCGGCCCTCGGCGCCCCCGGACTCCCGGCGACGGGCTGGGACGCGGTACGGCGCGCCCGCTCGCCGGAACGCCCGCACGCCGCAAGCTACTTGGACGCCTACTTCACCGATCGCGTCGCCATCAGCGGCGACCGGGTGGGCGGCACCGACCCGGACGGCATGCTGTGCGGCTTCGGCACCCACGAGGGCCGTACGGTCGCCTACGCCGCGCAGACCGGGACGGCGACCCGGCCCGCCGGTTACCGCACGGCCGCCCGGCTGATCCGGCTAGCGGACCGGCTGGGCATCCCGGTGCTGACCCTGGTGGACACCCCGGGCGCCGCCAATGACGCGGAGGCGGAGCGGCAGGCCGCGGGAGGGGCCATCGCGGACCTGTTCACGGCGGTGGCCGCGGCCCGCACCCCGGTCACCACGCTGGTCATCGGCGAGGGCGGCTCCGGCGGCGCCCTCGCGCTCGCCGCGCCGGGCAACACCTGGGCCACACCGGACAGTTACTTCTCGGTGATCGCGCCGGAGCTGGCGGCGGCCATCCTGAAGCGCCCGGCCACGGAGGTGGAGCCGACGGCGGACCAACTCCGCATCCGGCCGCAGGATTTGGTGGAGCTGGGGGTGGTCCGGGGCATCGCGTCGGCCTGAACACCCGGGATCGGGCGACATTCCGAGCACCGTCCGTAACAATGGAGTTCATCGGGACCGCACAGATCACACGGGGGAGCAGGGCGCGCCATGGACGGGCTGATGGAGTTCAAGACCGCTGACGGCGCCGTCGTGGTCGTGGAGGGGGTCGAGGACGAGTCGGGGGCCCGGCTTGTCTCCCGGGAGGACGGCCCGGTGCGGGCGGCCCGGACCTTCGAGGGCGCCCTGGAAGGCGTGCGGGCGGCGGCCGAGTCGGCGCTCAGGGTCTTCAAGGACGGCTCGCTGCGACCCGACTCGGTGGAGCTGGAGTTCGGGGTGAAGCTCACCGCGGAGTCCGGCGCGGTCATCGCCAAGGGTGCCGTGGAGGGGCATCTGGTGGTCAAGCTGAGCTGGTCGCCGGGGCAGTCCGGCGGCCCGGCTCCGGAGGCCGCCGCGCGGTCATGAGCGGCACTGCCTGGCACGCCCGCGTCGAGTGCGGCACCGAGGTGGGCGCGGGTTTCCTGGTCTCCGGCCGCCATGTGCTCACCTGCGCCCATGTGGTGCGCCGGTGGGAGCTGGCGCCGGTCGTCGTCAGCTTCCCGGGC
Encoded proteins:
- a CDS encoding CU044_2847 family protein, with the translated sequence MDGLMEFKTADGAVVVVEGVEDESGARLVSREDGPVRAARTFEGALEGVRAAAESALRVFKDGSLRPDSVELEFGVKLTAESGAVIAKGAVEGHLVVKLSWSPGQSGGPAPEAAARS
- a CDS encoding carboxyl transferase domain-containing protein gives rise to the protein MADRLHARDVVALVADDSSFAELPHTERDSAPDGPLGWRGYDGSRLRASERTGEEESVVCGTALVGGTRAVLVAFEFGYLGGSLGERTGDRLEAAYAHARAYRLPVVPLVATGGSRMQEGMLALTQLQRVARQSVLTREAGLAQIAVVRDPTTGGGWATLGAGADVVLALPGAQVGFAGSRVRPADADPAAYTAEAQVAAGAADALVPPQELRTALGRWLRLLTATSEAPAPVPAALGAPGLPATGWDAVRRARSPERPHAASYLDAYFTDRVAISGDRVGGTDPDGMLCGFGTHEGRTVAYAAQTGTATRPAGYRTAARLIRLADRLGIPVLTLVDTPGAANDAEAERQAAGGAIADLFTAVAAARTPVTTLVIGEGGSGGALALAAPGNTWATPDSYFSVIAPELAAAILKRPATEVEPTADQLRIRPQDLVELGVVRGIASA